Part of the Stigmatopora argus isolate UIUO_Sarg chromosome 3, RoL_Sarg_1.0, whole genome shotgun sequence genome, TGCTCATGCTCAGTTTCACCTAACAAAAGTAGACACTATCTTCATCATCATTAAGATTGTGTGCTGTTATTCTCTAGGGCATATTTGTACCGGAGTGAGGATGTTGAGCTTGAGGAAGTCAACTCTCTGGGCGGTCAGTTccccattttctctttttcgtAGGTACTTGTTCCGCAGATGCTGCACGTATTCAAAACACACGTTAATATATTTACATTGCAGATAGCTACAAATTCAAGCTTGGGCCAACTGATCACTGATTCTTTTTGTTATTAGTTGACTAATCGGCTCATATATAAATCATGTTATACTGTATTACTATGGCCTTTACAttttaaagccttttttttgtttacccttttttttttttactacattgGACGGCTATTCAAAAGTTTACGTAACCATTTAATGAGCAAGTgaatatttttggtcattaaacttatatgtatatgaataaaatatgaatcaatataattaaaatgcatttaaaaactgaaatacacACTGGTTGCAGTCCCAAATAACCCTGTGAAGTTGATATGGATAATTGATTATTCAATAAATCGTGGCAGGTCTACAAAGAATATCATtgaaagataaatatttgctttacATTTGGCTTAATACTGTAGCTATAGATAAGTTACAgaagatatatatttataagaTAGAAAGTTAAGCAGTGAAAAAAATGCTCAGTTAAATTTAAGGAGGATACATGGCTGGAGTGGTGACTGGGTAGTTGGGTGAATACGGATAGCTGGAAAGAGGCGAATTGTTACTGGAGATTAGTCAATATAAAGGAGACACTGACCTCTTCCAAGTGTTGCTCCTCATTCCAATTGCCAATTTTCACGCTCGTACGGTAGGTTTTAAATTCGGGCATGGAGGTCATTTTATTAGCCATGTTGTCCTCGGATTAAGAGATACTTTCTCGCTACTTTTCAAAATATGGGGCCTGGTCGGCTTCTATGGCAACGTCCAAACAATATAAACTTCCATCGCTAGAGGACGCCAAATACACGTCAACTAGTAATGGGCTTCACGCATGCGTGTGAAAAGCGTGTCATTCTTTTACGTTGAAAACACGTTAGTTTTGACGTGACTGTGACGGCAAAAGCGTCCTTGCTGACTGAGGTGATgggtttaatatatatataaataaataaatatatatatatatatatatatatatatatatatatacacatatacatatatatatacacatatatatacatatacatatatatatatatatatatacatatacacacatatatatatatatatatatatatatatatatatatatatatatatatatatatacatatacatatatatacatctacacatacatacatacattatagtatgccatttttcaatATCAGTCGTATGACCAGCTGGAATGAAGCTATGATTCCATCAAGGTCAGGAGgcaagattatatatatatatatatatatatatatatatatatatatatatatatatatatatatatatatatatatatatatatatatatatatatatatatatatatatatatatataatcttgcCTCCTGACCTTGATGGAATCATAGCTTCATTCCAGCTGGTCATACGACTGATattgaaaaatggcatactataatGTATATTCAACATATGTGCTATACATAGTAAAATCACTTAAAGTAGAACAACTCGTATATTTTGCTGGGTTTGTCAATATTAATTGCAGTGATTAGTGATATGTGTGCATTGGAAATTACGATTCCCCACTATCACTGATATGGGAATATTTGAAACTAGGCAAAGTTGTGATAAATTATGTCAATTTGGTGTGTAAAATGTAAATCTATAGTTTTTTAAGCTTGTGGTATCTTgatgaaagtttaaaaaaaactgcacaccGCTGTTCCAGTGTTTTTGTGATAAGAAATGATACCTAGGTAAATACGACATACTTTCGAAGGAATATTTCTACCTTTAGTGGAGACAAACTGAGATACCGTGAGATCAAGTGTAGACACCCTATTATGACTGGTGATAAGGCTGTGTTCAGAGTAACAAATCACTCTCACTGTTTTACATGAGTTTGCACACAACtgcaaataactttttttaaaaatatttgattagGCTTTTGCTGCTCAGAAGTATTTCTCGATTTGCTTTATATTATCAGGTCAACAAGCTTTCAATATGCTGTTTAGAAATGATAACATTTAATTAAGTGCATAATTTGGATCATCAGAACAAATATGGCAACAATGTTGGCATAAACTACAGTCTTGAATTCACTGAGAAAAGGGGATTCTGCCATCTGTTAGCTTTTCAGTATTTACTTTTTTGCACAAATCAGATTTCCAGGGCACTTACTTTCCCAGATGTGTTGGGTTAGAGTTAACAACAGTGGCACACATAATAACACAATAATGCTGTTTTATCAATATTATATATCTATGTtctattttacatatttaataaGTGTGTTATTATCGTGATGTTTTTGATGCGTTTCTGTGAGTTACTGCAAAGTCTTTTGATGATTAAGAGCAAtaataggtcccacaaagcacggacaaataggcttaaggacagttttttccccacatccatcagaactctaaatttgcggtaacataacacacattcccttctgcggtaatatgaaaagatgtttgggtggtgatctgcctcctactagctgactgaaggtaagtgaaagacagtgagaggtaagcggcctgtatccataacagcagaatgccaaattacaagattccgtaactatcacttatttaggtcttttgccgagtaaacgcagcttatggagaagcaccaccaatttcgtcacacgcagtttctgggtgtgatgacaagtaggcttttttgttgttgataatgacgacagggcctatgtccgattattattattattattattattattattattattattattattattattattattattattattataaaaaggAATTGagttgagtgtttttttaagcttcgCTAACATGTAACTCCATATTAGGTCATGACTTATACTTTGCAGCTCCCCCCACCCCTCTCCCAAAATGCATATGTACAGTACATCTAGAAAGTATTCACAGTTTCActttttctacattttattttagtgttTTGCTAATGAATTAAATTCACATTAACCACTAATCTACACTTAAATGTCTGTTTCAACTAGATTTGATGTCCTCTTCTTCATCAAAACCACTGAGATTAGAAAGAtcagaatgttttttcattCTCTGTAAATTAATctctttgtttttccctttgagCATCGTAAACCTAAGTTTATACATCCTGTAACATTTAAGTGCTTTAAGAGCACTACATTGCTTTATTCTCACAACGTTGTTTTTGGCGTAACTTGGCACTGGTGTTGCTTTTGTTATGTACAGGGCCTTGTAAAAACTTTGAACCTTTTTACTTCCCTAATGCTTTTCGTATTTCGGTATTGCAGTTTCACACCTTTTGTAATCTTACCAAAAATTGCTGTGAAAATCCAGGCCAAGAGCAACACTGGATACAACATACGTACATACTTAATAACTAGAGAACTagtaaaattgggacacttatAAGTTAAGGTACTACTGGGAAAATGGCTGTAACAGGAAAATGTAGAGAAAGCTAACCGCTGTGAATACTTTGCTGATGCACTGGACTTCATTTTTAGGGAGTTTACGGGGATTTTTCCAAGGAGTCACTAATGTTATCCCATCAGTGACCGTTGGCCCGGACTTTTGAACCATTCATGTGATTCCGCTTGTGGTTTCTATCCTCCTCGctgtcctcctcctcttcatcgcTCCTGTCGTCCCCGTCCAACTGCaggccaaaacaacaacaacacattgaTGCTGTCGTAGAAAACGCAGCATCCACTTGTTAAACGCACCTTGCTGAAGAGACACTTGTAGAGCATTTTTGATATGAGGACAGCCCAGTAGAGGTGCAGCATTTGGAGTACCAGCAACATGAGGTTGAAGAAATAGTAGCCAAAAAACGCAGGGTAGTGGTCCAGTGGATATACCCACGTGCAATGGATCACCCTTTGGACAATCACATTTAAATTGGTGAAACtttgtaactttttttaatgtaataatgTTACAGAATATTGTGTCTCCAAGTgtacaaaaacatgtttccttGCGCTTCATATTATATTAAAAGGCTGAATTCTGAATTGAATTGCACATACTCACCAGAAAGGAAAAAATCCAAGTCTGGTTAACATGAAAAGAAAGGTGAAGACCACAAACATGACATTAGCAGTCTTATTCCACTTGGCATAGTTGAGTACTTTTGCACCctgcaagaaaaaagaaattattttttgcacATATTTGCAAATAAAGCAACACTTCTTATTCCTAtgatattataaaaatatattattgctattattatttAACAGTTAAGCCTTCTGAGGTTCAATTTGTATGGTATTTGTAATTCATTGCAGTGTTCTATTATTGTTATATTACAGTATCAGCACAATGACAGCGAGCTGACCTCCAGCAGGATGTCTGCCGAGTCGTGGAGGGCCATCACGATGGTGCCAATGCGGATGTAGTTGGAGATCCACGAGAACGCCAGCAGAGTCACCGTGGCGATGTGGTGGATCACCTGCTCTTTAAAGTCCTAGACCGGGAATTCAAAGCTTAAAACAAGCTCACTTGGATTTTTTCCTTCACATCAATGTAAGGATAGTTTACACACTTGCCTTCCGCTTCACATCAAACGTGAGGCTGAGGAGCAGTGAAAAATAGAAGCCCATTTCCAGGAAGTAATACCAGTACTGGGATTGCAGCAACGACTGGACATATGACACGACATTATGTTCCATTAAACATCCTATAAGTAAATTATACTCTATGCTGTTGCATGTCAAAACACTTACCTGTTTAGGAAAGCCTGACCAAACTTCCTTTAGATTGTAAAACCAGGGTTTCTAAAGTCAAATCAGTGACAtgataacactattaatgaaacattaaaaaaatgtgaccagTAAAGGAGAGCTACAGAAACAAACAAGCACTTACATCATGGAGCGCGAAAATGCCACCGACAAATGCAGAAAAATAGAACACACATCTCCAGCTGttgacatgaaaacaatgcagttgtattaaaaaaaaaaagaagggtttGTGAAACAATTGTGACTGAACACACACCTTGCCTCGCAGAATCTCTTGCGAAGACCTGGACGATGGAGGTTGCGCTTCCTCCTGAACCACAACTGAACTTTCCGCTCGCTCCAGTTTGTCTTTTTACATAAGGCCCGCACGTCGGcctgacacaaacacacacgaaaAAACATAAGTTAGACAATCTTCCCGAGAGTCCCCCTAAGACTTTAATTCACCAATTTTGATAAATATGGGACTCTTAACCCTTTCAAGGACAGTGGTCACTCCCGTGGTCAgatattcaaaagttgacacgtaagacttttaaccctttatagggcaactgattattttggtcattaaaaaataaaaataaatagtaaatatgttaattttcacCCACATACAGTACTTGCATTAGCACATACGGAATCAGTGAGGTTTTGAATTTTGTATTTACCCACGAATATACATCAATAAAATCAACGCGATCTCTTGCGTCTCTTTACCTGTGACGGAACATTAGATTGTGTGCAGAAGTAATTTTCCAAGATAGCATTTTGCTCTATGGCTCGACGCCGCCTGTCTTTAACACCGCAAACGTCGGCCAGCGGTGCGGCTACCAACCTGCACACCAACATAAGGATGACAGATATTACTTTTCATACTCTTTTAGGATAAGAGTGTGGTGATCTTTGTAATCAATCATACATGAACTTGCCATGTAGTTTGGAACTGATTCCGGAACATGTTTTCCCTTGGTTTAATATGAGAAAATGTATTATCTGAGCTCACCTCTCAAATAAGAACCTGACAAAAAGCAGACAAAGTGCACAGGGCAGCACAGCATACAGTTGGGAAGCTTTGGCGTAGATGCGGCCATCGCGGTCCTCCAAGTCCGTCCACGAGACGTTCACTGGTAGCCACAAACGCTCCCACCACAGCCACTCGGTGACCGTGTGTAACAttcttttaaacacaaaaagatgTACACTTCAAAACACAATGCTGAGTAAGTTTAGATCATCAAGTGATTCATCATTTTAAAACTCCTCTCCCTCTTTTTTAAAACTAAGGCacacattttatattaaaaaaagaatcacaGTACACCACCGAACAAAAAATGAGGTAGCTTGCTTATACATGAATACAGAAGTGTATAACAAATACCATTACagttttttaaatgagtaatAATATAATCACTCCCCGTTTAAAAGGATTACATTTCTAGGGTCACCTTTTGAATACCTttccactgtccctgaaatggttattttaatctaatttttAACTGAGGCATAATAGTGGTTAGTACTTTTAGCTGCCTCCTACACTGTCCCCGCAAATAAAATGTGAGTTGAGCCTTATATGTGCCTTACAATTGCTTGGCGACCAGTCAACAGTGTAAAGAATTCCACTCTGAAGCTGTTTATCTATGAACTGGCAAGCAAAGATCCTGGATGGGTCATGGGCCAAACAAACAAGCACACCCTTGTCCAAAATTTAACTCTTGTTTTTCTAATGTGGAaggaatctgaaaaaaaatatgcaaacacAGGAGGACATGACCAGACGACAGTAAAGCCTCTAATCTCACACTAAAATTTCTGGACTGTCAGCTTGACACTTACTTGCAAAGCTTTCCTGAAGATAAATGTAGTATTCAAATTTACTTCAGTGACCTTTTAACAATTTCCCTTGAAAGCATTCAACCCAATGTGATATAACTATATAAGATTACACTATCATTAGCCAATGCCAATTTTAATAAAGCCGGCCATTGAAAGAGCGCAGATACTAAAGGGCAAAATGATAAACAAAATGAGGTTAAGAGCAATTCACAGATAGAAAGATTACTAAGAAGTAAAGTCCTCCATTTATCTTGGACTCTGCCCATGTGTGTAGATAAAACATACGGGTAGTTTGTTCACAAAAATGACCAACCATGTTGCCGCTTTACACACTGAAACATGTTGTTGTTAAACGAGAAGCCGTTGAGTCAGTTATTGTTGTCATGGCCTGGCCAGGCCGAAATTTGAATAGCTGCGGGCAATGTTTTTTCCAGGCGAGTAGAAAGTGGTGAGACAGCATGCAAAAGTTAGTTTAAGTAAAGTACATTCAAATCCCTTGGGATGGGAACACGTGAAATTCTTGAAGCCCACACTCACCTTGTGGCTTTTTAAGGCAGCTGTATAAAAAGTTTGTCAAAGTCATGTAGTCCGCTTACACACACCCTGTTAGATCCTCTCTAACTGCCTGACTCAATGGACACAACTTCatgaaaaatcaatatttactCATGTCCCGATCCCTCCCTTCATTAGTGTGACGGGGGAGCGtgtgtgagagaaagagagagggagggatgaAGAGAGGGAGGGAAACTCACCTGCGTGGAAAACTTGTAATGGTGCCCTCCCCTTTGGCCTCAAGATGAGAGTTAATTCTTTTTCTAGCACACCGTCCGTAACAGTgcaaagtattagtatactctCGGAAAAATAAACGGGAAAAAGATGAGAGTTAATTCTTTTTCTAGCTAACATTCTGTTTCTGTTCCCTCACCTGTAGGAATTCCCTCTGGAATTCAGGGGAAGCCCGGCCCCCACAAAGGACCCCATTCTgtagaagaggaggaggagtcaATGCATGGCTTTCAAAGGAGAAACAGGAAACTTCCCATTAAGTCAGTGTGTATATAAAGGACAGTGAGGTTAGTATCAAAGTTCAACAACACTGCCGttcaaagaaaacaaatcaaaatgtaagaATTCACAGGAATTTCTCATATGACTTGAGACTCATTACTCAATTTACTcatgattaaaatgttttttaaatgaactgaaATGACACTAATCCAGCCCAGGCCTGATTCCGTTACATTATATTAACAACACTGTAATAATATACATAACCgaataaagttttaaaaaatctaactgTTTTTAATGAGTCATCGCTGTAATATTTTGATGTCAGGTGCTGGGCATCCATCTTGATTAAAATGGTCACTTCTCTTTGCTTAAGACAAGTCCAgttcatttatttctatttttgtttgtaagttttccATCAAAACTTGAAAATTGAAGTGAATTAGATTGACTTCAAATTTCAAGTTCTGCTAACATTTTTTGGTGTAATCTGTATAGCAGACTCtgtttttcacacaaaaaagttGACCAAGCCATGATTCAGGTAGATTTGGGGAACTCATAAATTCAAACACTCCATCTGTCTTTATCAATAAACActcttccactagatggcagaatGTAAATGATGAACTTGTCTATCCACCTGTTGCCATTGATACACTGCAGGAAACTTCATTAAAAAAGACCTAGAAATATGGTgatattttattatcattttgacTGTTTTTGTATATCAAAACCACTAAAATTAAACACTTGATCTACGAGCGTAACTGTGGGTTCTAGAGCTCCCACGCTCCTCGGTGACGAGGTGCATTGGGAAATAGTTGAGCTGCGTCAGTGAGGTGAAAACAATGTAGAATGAACAATAAAAAGATTGGAATTGACTGTAAT contains:
- the cers3b gene encoding ceramide synthase 2; amino-acid sequence: MLHTVTEWLWWERLWLPVNVSWTDLEDRDGRIYAKASQLYAVLPCALCLLFVRFLFERLVAAPLADVCGVKDRRRRAIEQNAILENYFCTQSNVPSQADVRALCKKTNWSERKVQLWFRRKRNLHRPGLRKRFCEASWRCVFYFSAFVGGIFALHDKPWFYNLKEVWSGFPKQSLLQSQYWYYFLEMGFYFSLLLSLTFDVKRKDFKEQVIHHIATVTLLAFSWISNYIRIGTIVMALHDSADILLEGAKVLNYAKWNKTANVMFVVFTFLFMLTRLGFFPFWVIHCTWVYPLDHYPAFFGYYFFNLMLLVLQMLHLYWAVLISKMLYKCLFSKLDGDDRSDEEEEDSEEDRNHKRNHMNGSKVRANGH